The DNA window CCTGCCTGGGAGGAACCAGAGGGGTTTTGCTTCCAATTTTGCCTTTAATCCCTCGGCTCCCCGATGGCAGGAGGCTTGCGGCAGCACTTTGCCATGCTACCTCCCTCCTGACCTATGCCCAGCGTGAGACCCTTGACAGTACTTATTTACCTGCTGGAACCTGTCCAGTATTTGCTTCTGCTGAGGAGCAGGGTTGGGGATGGCCGGGAGGGTTTGGAATTGGCTCGGGACCATCGGAAagctcctctgctgctctgcGGTTAGGTGGAGAGCGTGGGTGGGAGTGGGAGGTTTGATCTGGCCCTGGGATGGAAACTGCAGCTGGAAGTGGGGGGAGTGGGCATGCTGGACCTCCGCCAGCACcgggagctggacctggagctgcACTGGCGGCGGGGCAGCTTCTGCCTGCACCGGTGGCGGCTGGAAAGGTGGCTGAGGCTGGGAGGGTGGGTGCAGGGGATGCTGCCCCCCCCCGAGGGGGGACAAGGCCAGCTGGTTCTGGATGACATAGAGGCTGGGCATGGGTGCCTGGGGGGTGCAGGAGCGGGAGAGCGGCTCGGAGGGGGGCCGGGAGAGGGTCtgtggctgggagggagggcGTGAGTGGGGTTGGGAGGGGGGTcgggagaggggctggggctgggagggaggccgggaggggtggggggactGCATTTGGGAGAGGTGGGTGGCCGGGAGCTGCGGGCTCTCCCCCAGCGGAGGATGAGGTAGCGAAGGGGACGGGGAGGCTCCAGGGAGCTTCTGCTGCCCTGCAGGTAactgaaacagagaaggaaagaggaagaagttaGTCGAAGCTCAGGAAGGAGTTTTGCCCTAGAAGATGCCCACGGCTTTCTCGGCTCTGTCAAAATACGATGGCCAACCATGCAGGCAGCACAAACCActctgaaagcagctttgcaaatcGCTCGTAGAGCATCTCTGCCTCCTGCAGTAACAAAGCCCCAGGAAAACGAGCTCCTGCTCTTGGCCGATCTGCCCTAGCACCCTCCCTAAGCCCCTTGGGTAACACTGCTAGGGCAGCCCCCGTCCCACCTGGGGATGCCGGGGGGCACGGTGCCACCGCTGGACTCGCCCAGCCCCGAGCATGCCCCAGTGTcgcttttaaaagcatttttaggGTCAGGATAAGGTAAAACTGCAGGAGGGTATCTACCCCAGCTTTGCTCAGGCTTCTAAAAGCAGCTCCACGCCATGGCCACGTCAGCCGAGGCAGGGACCCACGGCGGCCgcaggcagagggatgctgaGCCCATCCAGCCTGCTGCTCCTCCCCGTGAGATCGGGGGAAGAAGCGTTTTCTAGTTTTCTTCCCCAAAAACACCCTTACCACTGCCCCCAGGACTGGCTGGAGCAATGCTTGGACATATCCTGCCCTCCTTTCCCACCACAGACAATGCAAATCTGAGGCTGTTGCTCCCCTGGGGAAGGGGATCCGTGGCCATTGGTTccccagagctggctgggggTTAACAAGGATGGCCCTAATGGCCCTCGCTGCTGCGAGTGCCCGCTCAGCATCCCGCTGTTTAAACTTCTGGGGAGAGATTCACCCCAGGTGCTGCGCTCTCCCTGTGCCTCAAAATATCCCTCTGATTAATTATAGTATTTTGCAACTACCAATCGCCATGGAAATATaaagaattggggggggggggggggggggggaagtaatgaAGCCTCTGGCAGGGACAAAAATGGACCAGACAGCAGCTTGCAAGTGcgaagggagaggagaagaaaaagcaacgcagggcagcagcagctttcagggttaGTGAGGACCTGCAGGCAAGCGAGTGGGAGCAGCTGGAGCTTGGAGGGGAGATGGATAGACAGAGGGATGGACAGCGGGGCGGCTGGCAGGGGGAGGAGAGCTACAGCCCAGCTGTGGGGAACTGGGGGGCATCCCACCTCCGGGCAGAGAGGGGACTCCCGCAGCCCCCCAACTTTGGCTGCAGCTTGCCCCTTCTGCACGCCTGGGGCTGTGAGTTGTGGTCCGGCAGCAGCTCGCCTTCGCCAAATGATAAATTACTGAAGTCCGCTTAATTCTGGGCGCCAAGCTGCCGGGTGCAAGGAGGGAGCATCCTGCCGTGCTCAGAGcacttctcccctctcctttctgccaAGGTGAACGGAGCAAACCTGGCTGCTTCgctttgaaagcaaaaccacaacCCTTTCGTTGGCTATATGTAGGTCCAGCGGAGAAAACCGGACTGGAGGAAGAGCTTGGAAGCTTTAAAAGATGAGCAGGGCAAAAATAAATGCCAGGAGATGTCTGACAGCACCCAAACCCTCTGCTGTAGCACACGCAATGCGCTGCAGTGCACGGTTTTCTGTTGCTGGATCAGTTTTCCGTACAGCACCATGCGACGCGCACAGGGAACATTTAGCAGTGACCACGTTTAcgggtcctcctcctcctctgcctgcctctcGCCACATCCATCCCGGCACGCTATGCCTGCTTCATCGGCAACGCCGCAAGGCAGCTGCCGAAGAGAAAACCATGGCTGCTTTCGTCCTGGACACGGGCACCGCGTCTTCCACGGCTGGTGGCTGGCAGGAGAGGCAGGACAGTCCTGGTACAGCCGGCGAGGAGAACAGCTCTctctggaggcaggagagggacttTGCAGGGGAAGGCACCGGGACCCATCGCGTCCGATCACAGTCCGATAACGCAACTGCAGCAATATTTAACACAATCGCAGATTTAGGTATGTCCCGGCAAAAAGCCTACCGTGATGCGCAGGAGAACCCCCACACCGTTATGACTAAGCATTAATACTCTACCTGGCATTGAAACCTGCATTAAATGGCAAATAGAGACAAAGCTGGTGGAGCTAGGGCACACCGTGCATGCCGAGCCCTGCACATCGGGCTTCTCCCGATGGCGGGAAGGGTTTTCTCTATTTCCGAATCTCAGAGGGGGGTTGCAAGTTTCTTAAACCCCCGGTGATGGCTCGAACTGTAACCCTTTAGTCACAGGCAGATGCCTGGGTTTAATTATGCTGAAATACCGGGAGGTGACTGTCAACATCAAGCCCAAATACCTCGAAAGACGCTTCCGTGCTACTAGTTACGCCGAAGAAGttcaaatgagaattttaaagctttccactattgaaataataatgataaaataatagAGTGCTTGctctcttcccatttctttctttgataATTCAGGGACTTTGGTAGGTTATGGACCAGCACCCACCTTTATGAATATGAGTTTAAGAAAAGCCACAACAGTTCAAATCTGGCATCTAAAATGTCACCAAACCCTTTACCAATGTAGGTAAGGCCAGATGAGATGTCCGCAGCCCTTGCTGGACTGACCCCGACCTCCTCATGCTGGTACACGGGTGGGTCGCAGCCAACGCATCCACAGCGGAGACTCTTGCAACGAGACGCTGCACGTTGCTGCCCACCCGGCTACTGTTGTCACTTCTAGAGCCacccaattatttttaaaggtctgaCTCGAGCTAATGAAGGTAGAAAACCCTAAGTGGGAAAGCAGGGCTGACGCCACGGGCTGAGCTCGACCCCAAGCTGCAGACAGAGCATGGGGACGAGGCGGACACCGAGTCCACGCCGACCCCTCTGTGCCATGGTGACCTGGATGGACCCATTGCCAGCTCCTCCTTCCAAAGGCAAGGTGATGGCACTCGACTACATGCAGAGCAGCCCCGAGCCCCACTCATTGCTCCTGGCAACTTTAAATGTAAACACCTACTGAGAAAGGGAATTGCCCTACGGTGGGAAGACAACATGGAAAGAATTAAGGTGACACAGGAGCACTTCTAGCACCTACGGCGTGTAAAGCAAGCCCAAAAGCAGGGCTCTCCAGGGCCTGCCGCACTCGGTGTCAGTCTCCAAACACCCAAAAGGCTGCAAACACCGCGGCCACCACCCGGAGGGGCTCTACTTGCCTGTTGTAGGAACATCTGCACGGAGTCCTGGTTGATGACGGctccggcagctgcctgccccaggaTGATCTTCTCCGGGCTGGAGACcaagctggggctgggctgggaagTCACGGGCTGCTGGGCAggtggcggaggcggtggcggcaCGTTGAGCTGGAGCGAAGCGGGTGGCTGGGAGGCGGTTTGGACGGTGAGGATGGAGGACTGGTCGGTGCTAGGCAGCAGGCTGGCCCCCGAGGCAGGCTGTGGCTGGACGAGGCCAGGGCTTTGGCTACTGGTGGTGGCAGAGGCTTGGATGCTCACCGCCTGGCCGAGGTTCTCGGTGGTGTTGAGCATGGCCACCTGGTTGGGCAACGTCACCCCCTGGATCACCGTCTGCCCCGTCTGGCCCAGCGAGGCGGCCACTGAGGGTTGGCTCTGTGTGGTCAAGCTGCCTGCCAGTGAAACAGGCATCTGGAAGAGAGCTGGCTGACCCACCTGGCCAGGCTGGAGCTGGATGGGAGCCGAGAGTATGTGAGCGGTGCCATGGGCGTTCTGCGAGGTGAGCACCTGGCCCAGGTTCAGCTGGCTGGCGATGTTCTGGTTGGTGAGGATCTGGGCCGGCAAGGCTTGGTTGGTTATCAGCTGTCCACCTGGCCCTTGGCTAGTTATGATATGGGCTTGCCCGCCTGGGTGGGAGGTGGTCAGGATCTGCCCTCCCATGTTGGCCTGCAAGGCGGAGAGCTGCTGGGGTATCTGCATGGCAGAGGCGCCTGCCAGCTGCCCAGGGAGGAGGAACTGGTTCTGGCCCTGCAGCACGGCCTGCGGGACATGCTGGGCAGGGATGACGATGCTGCTGCCCTGGTTCAGCAAGTGGACGCTCATGGGCTTGCTGAGGGCttgctgctgcggcggcggctgctTGAAGACGTTGGCTGGAAGCCCTTGGGGGAAGCCTGACAGCACCACGTTCTGCCCGGGTTTGCTGGCCATGAAGGTCAGGTTCTGCTGggccttctgctgctgcagggcagcttCGTTCTGGATGGTCAGGGTGGTGTTGTTGGAACTGAAGGGCTTGGGGGTGATCTGGTACAGTTTCTGCTGGAGGACCCCGGCGGGTTTGGGCTGAATCGGGGTGGGCGTCCTGTGAATGATGACATTTTGGGCCTGCACCAAGGGGCTGCTCAAGTTTGAGGTGACGGTGAGTGGCTGGGAGCCTTGAGTCCCAGACACGCTCCCAAACATGGAGTTCCCGTTCAGCGTCGTGGTGGCCGCTGTCGGCAGGTTCTTCTGGATGACGAGACTGGTGCTCTGCGGAGAGACCCCCGTCGAGGCGAGGGTGACCTGCTGCTGCTCGGGCGCCGTCTGGGTGATGTAGCTGCCGACGGGCATGGTGGCCACTTGGGAAGGCTGAACCTGCTTGGCAATGATCTGCTGCGCCGGCTGGTTGATGGCCATCACTTGCTGTCCGACCACCTGAATCGGCCCGATGCCCAACGTCCCGCTGGGGCTGCCGTTGGGCAAGCCCTGGAGATTGGAGATGGGCTGGATGGTGACGTTCCCCAAGCCAACCTGCTGGAGGAAAGGCTGAACGCTGATGGCCTTGTTGACAACATCTGCTCCTACCGACTGCTGCACCAGGGCTTGGTGCGTCAGGACAGCGGGTTGCTGCAGCCCGATCAGGTCGGCTCCACTGGAGAAAATCTGCGGGGTGCCATCAGAGGCTGTCTGCACCACCGGCTGAAGGGTGGGAAGCTGGAAGGAGCCCAGGTCCAGCTCGGCTTCCGCCTCCAGCGTCTGCTCGGTGATGTTGGCCTCTTGCAGGCTCTGCTGGAGGATGTCACAAGGCTGGTCTGAGTTCTGCAGGTTCACCCCGCTGCTGGACGGTGACCCCAGGATGTCATCTTCTAAAAAGTCGAGGTCCACGCTGGTCGTGGGCTGGCTCTGCTCGGTGCTCAGATGGTTGCCGGAGGACTCTTGTATGTGCAGCTGGGAAATCGCCAGTcagaggggagaagaaagaaggcaTTGAGCTCGAGCATGAGGAAGAGGGCTACAAGTCAACCACTCAACAGCTTTTGTGAGCCACCTCAGAAAAGAGCGGGCGAACAGTGCCCTCAGGCAGCCTGCACCTCAGTTTGCTAAGCATGGAGAGCATTTTGGCATCCCCCAGAGAGCCTAAATTAACGTGCGGCATCATTTGAGAGCAGGC is part of the Harpia harpyja isolate bHarHar1 chromosome W unlocalized genomic scaffold, bHarHar1 primary haplotype SUPER_W_unloc_1, whole genome shotgun sequence genome and encodes:
- the BICRA gene encoding BRD4-interacting chromatin-remodeling complex-associated protein isoform X4 produces the protein MDDEDGRCLLDVICDPQALNDFLHGSEKIDSDDLLDNTGDAASAFFEGAGLHIQESSGNHLSTEQSQPTTSVDLDFLEDDILGSPSSSGVNLQNSDQPCDILQQSLQEANITEQTLEAEAELDLGSFQLPTLQPVVQTASDGTPQIFSSGADLIGLQQPAVLTHQALVQQSVGADVVNKAISVQPFLQQVGLGNVTIQPISNLQGLPNGSPSGTLGIGPIQVVGQQVMAINQPAQQIIAKQVQPSQVATMPVGSYITQTAPEQQQVTLASTGVSPQSTSLVIQKNLPTAATTTLNGNSMFGSVSGTQGSQPLTVTSNLSSPLVQAQNVIIHRTPTPIQPKPAGVLQQKLYQITPKPFSSNNTTLTIQNEAALQQQKAQQNLTFMASKPGQNVVLSGFPQGLPANVFKQPPPQQQALSKPMSVHLLNQGSSIVIPAQHVPQAVLQGQNQFLLPGQLAGASAMQIPQQLSALQANMGGQILTTSHPGGQAHIITSQGPGGQLITNQALPAQILTNQNIASQLNLGQVLTSQNAHGTAHILSAPIQLQPGQVGQPALFQMPVSLAGSLTTQSQPSVAASLGQTGQTVIQGVTLPNQVAMLNTTENLGQAVSIQASATTSSQSPGLVQPQPASGASLLPSTDQSSILTVQTASQPPASLQLNVPPPPPPPAQQPVTSQPSPSLVSSPEKIILGQAAAGAVINQDSVQMFLQQLPAGQQKLPGASPSPSLPHPPLGESPQLPATHLSQMQSPHPSRPPSQPQPLSRPPSQPHSRPPSQPQTLSRPPSEPLSRSCTPQAPMPSLYVIQNQLALSPLGGGQHPLHPPSQPQPPFQPPPVQAEAAPPPVQLQVQLPVLAEVQHAHSPHFQLQFPSQGQIKPPTPTHALHLTAEQQRSFPMVPSQFQTLPAIPNPAPQQKQILDRFQQVPQGIILQTKQQPPTSQASPALSQFSSPSSSVLVSGQGQVVTTTPAPAHSHAPATLPPSTAGITAPVPAESKTFSSVSTPISAGKGAVAQGKSGTPLAIQQPVQTKPGVISSVSGLNLGKGPLQIQVVGKGLPQLVPSVPMQGQQLQYDSKLGLKKAPTLQPSKEACFLEQLHKHQGAVLHPDYKTSFRSFNDALQRLLPYHVYQGMLPSAQDYRKVDEEFEVVSTQLLKRTQAMLNKYRLLLLEESRRVSPSAEMVMIDRMFIQEEKTMLALNKQLAKEKPDEYVSSSSRSQSLSSSAALASVSSSTPAPESLKVPPVQMTPPIHPTKLVIKHSGGSPSVTWAKASPSLDGDEDALPSRSKPPIKTYEARSRIGLKLKIKQEAGLSKVVHNTALDPVHQPPPVCRVIKGPDPHASGTVVTTATGQMNGTIDHITSAPAEKKPIVTYCRLPLRKTYRENVDAFVAEKPADTCPKGSAPKADKLPGTLVIKQEDGSRSVITSHKSQDSPSVAAVEKSRPEESSKLLFNRSDACSLVLQDSPAPQKTDDSTSGLMKELAEVEDEFYRGMIKPEPPDQGSGSELTWEVPLPPAKRRKSESFEVDNASFSSDSPQDDSLNEHLQSAIDSILNLQQPQTGGQNVRTPSSSYNSSSSPFSSPVHRTDAYLAPNHNGGLGARTLNR
- the BICRA gene encoding BRD4-interacting chromatin-remodeling complex-associated protein isoform X2, which codes for MCRCLAGSCLRSPCGDVWETPRRLLLKHHVDMDDEDGRCLLDVICDPQALNDFLHGSEKIDSDDLLDNTGDAASAFFEGAGLHIQESSGNHLSTEQSQPTTSVDLDFLEDDILGSPSSSGVNLQNSDQPCDILQQSLQEANITEQTLEAEAELDLGSFQLPTLQPVVQTASDGTPQIFSSGADLIGLQQPAVLTHQALVQQSVGADVVNKAISVQPFLQQVGLGNVTIQPISNLQGLPNGSPSGTLGIGPIQVVGQQVMAINQPAQQIIAKQVQPSQVATMPVGSYITQTAPEQQQVTLASTGVSPQSTSLVIQKNLPTAATTTLNGNSMFGSVSGTQGSQPLTVTSNLSSPLVQAQNVIIHRTPTPIQPKPAGVLQQKLYQITPKPFSSNNTTLTIQNEAALQQQKAQQNLTFMASKPGQNVVLSGFPQGLPANVFKQPPPQQQALSKPMSVHLLNQGSSIVIPAQHVPQAVLQGQNQFLLPGQLAGASAMQIPQQLSALQANMGGQILTTSHPGGQAHIITSQGPGGQLITNQALPAQILTNQNIASQLNLGQVLTSQNAHGTAHILSAPIQLQPGQVGQPALFQMPVSLAGSLTTQSQPSVAASLGQTGQTVIQGVTLPNQVAMLNTTENLGQAVSIQASATTSSQSPGLVQPQPASGASLLPSTDQSSILTVQTASQPPASLQLNVPPPPPPPAQQPVTSQPSPSLVSSPEKIILGQAAAGAVINQDSVQMFLQQLPAGQQKLPGASPSPSLPHPPLGESPQLPATHLSQMQSPHPSRPPSQPQPLSRPPSQPHSRPPSQPQTLSRPPSEPLSRSCTPQAPMPSLYVIQNQLALSPLGGGQHPLHPPSQPQPPFQPPPVQAEAAPPPVQLQVQLPVLAEVQHAHSPHFQLQFPSQGQIKPPTPTHALHLTAEQQRSFPMVPSQFQTLPAIPNPAPQQKQILDRFQQVPQGIILQTKQQPPTSQASPALSQFSSPSSSVLVSGQGQVVTTTPAPAHSHAPATLPPSTAGITAPVPAESKTFSSVSTPISAGKGAVAQGKSGTPLAIQQPVQTKPGVISSVSGLNLGKGPLQIQVVGKGLPQLVPSVPMQGQQLYDSKLGLKKAPTLQPSKEACFLEQLHKHQGAVLHPDYKTSFRSFNDALQRLLPYHVYQGMLPSAQDYRKVDEEFEVVSTQLLKRTQAMLNKYRLLLLEESRRVSPSAEMVMIDRMFIQEEKTMLALNKQLAKEKPDEYVSSSSRSQSLSSSAALASVSSSTPAPESLKVPPVQMTPPIHPTKLVIKHSGGSPSVTWAKASPSLDGDEDALPSRSKPPIKTYEARSRIGLKLKIKQEAGLSKVVHNTALDPVHQPPPVCRVIKGPDPHASGTVVTTATGQMNGTIDHITSAPAEKKPIVTYCRLPLRKTYRENVDAFVAEKPADTCPKGSAPKADKLPGTLVIKQEDGSRSVITSHKSQDSPSVAAVEKSRPEESSKLLFNRSDACSLVLQDSPAPQKTDDSTSGLMKELAEVEDEFYRGMIKPEPPDQGSGSELTWEVPLPPAKRRKSESFEVDNASFSSDSPQDDSLNEHLQSAIDSILNLQQPQTGGQNVRTPSSSYNSSSSPFSSPVHRTDAYLAPNHNGGLGARTLNR
- the BICRA gene encoding BRD4-interacting chromatin-remodeling complex-associated protein isoform X1 → MCRCLAGSCLRSPCGDVWETPRRLLLKHHVDMDDEDGRCLLDVICDPQALNDFLHGSEKIDSDDLLDNTGDAASAFFEGAGLHIQESSGNHLSTEQSQPTTSVDLDFLEDDILGSPSSSGVNLQNSDQPCDILQQSLQEANITEQTLEAEAELDLGSFQLPTLQPVVQTASDGTPQIFSSGADLIGLQQPAVLTHQALVQQSVGADVVNKAISVQPFLQQVGLGNVTIQPISNLQGLPNGSPSGTLGIGPIQVVGQQVMAINQPAQQIIAKQVQPSQVATMPVGSYITQTAPEQQQVTLASTGVSPQSTSLVIQKNLPTAATTTLNGNSMFGSVSGTQGSQPLTVTSNLSSPLVQAQNVIIHRTPTPIQPKPAGVLQQKLYQITPKPFSSNNTTLTIQNEAALQQQKAQQNLTFMASKPGQNVVLSGFPQGLPANVFKQPPPQQQALSKPMSVHLLNQGSSIVIPAQHVPQAVLQGQNQFLLPGQLAGASAMQIPQQLSALQANMGGQILTTSHPGGQAHIITSQGPGGQLITNQALPAQILTNQNIASQLNLGQVLTSQNAHGTAHILSAPIQLQPGQVGQPALFQMPVSLAGSLTTQSQPSVAASLGQTGQTVIQGVTLPNQVAMLNTTENLGQAVSIQASATTSSQSPGLVQPQPASGASLLPSTDQSSILTVQTASQPPASLQLNVPPPPPPPAQQPVTSQPSPSLVSSPEKIILGQAAAGAVINQDSVQMFLQQLPAGQQKLPGASPSPSLPHPPLGESPQLPATHLSQMQSPHPSRPPSQPQPLSRPPSQPHSRPPSQPQTLSRPPSEPLSRSCTPQAPMPSLYVIQNQLALSPLGGGQHPLHPPSQPQPPFQPPPVQAEAAPPPVQLQVQLPVLAEVQHAHSPHFQLQFPSQGQIKPPTPTHALHLTAEQQRSFPMVPSQFQTLPAIPNPAPQQKQILDRFQQVPQGIILQTKQQPPTSQASPALSQFSSPSSSVLVSGQGQVVTTTPAPAHSHAPATLPPSTAGITAPVPAESKTFSSVSTPISAGKGAVAQGKSGTPLAIQQPVQTKPGVISSVSGLNLGKGPLQIQVVGKGLPQLVPSVPMQGQQLQYDSKLGLKKAPTLQPSKEACFLEQLHKHQGAVLHPDYKTSFRSFNDALQRLLPYHVYQGMLPSAQDYRKVDEEFEVVSTQLLKRTQAMLNKYRLLLLEESRRVSPSAEMVMIDRMFIQEEKTMLALNKQLAKEKPDEYVSSSSRSQSLSSSAALASVSSSTPAPESLKVPPVQMTPPIHPTKLVIKHSGGSPSVTWAKASPSLDGDEDALPSRSKPPIKTYEARSRIGLKLKIKQEAGLSKVVHNTALDPVHQPPPVCRVIKGPDPHASGTVVTTATGQMNGTIDHITSAPAEKKPIVTYCRLPLRKTYRENVDAFVAEKPADTCPKGSAPKADKLPGTLVIKQEDGSRSVITSHKSQDSPSVAAVEKSRPEESSKLLFNRSDACSLVLQDSPAPQKTDDSTSGLMKELAEVEDEFYRGMIKPEPPDQGSGSELTWEVPLPPAKRRKSESFEVDNASFSSDSPQDDSLNEHLQSAIDSILNLQQPQTGGQNVRTPSSSYNSSSSPFSSPVHRTDAYLAPNHNGGLGARTLNR
- the BICRA gene encoding BRD4-interacting chromatin-remodeling complex-associated protein isoform X3 codes for the protein MCRCLAGSCLRSPCGDVWETPRRLLLKHHVDMDDEDGRCLLDVICDPQALNDFLHGSEKLHIQESSGNHLSTEQSQPTTSVDLDFLEDDILGSPSSSGVNLQNSDQPCDILQQSLQEANITEQTLEAEAELDLGSFQLPTLQPVVQTASDGTPQIFSSGADLIGLQQPAVLTHQALVQQSVGADVVNKAISVQPFLQQVGLGNVTIQPISNLQGLPNGSPSGTLGIGPIQVVGQQVMAINQPAQQIIAKQVQPSQVATMPVGSYITQTAPEQQQVTLASTGVSPQSTSLVIQKNLPTAATTTLNGNSMFGSVSGTQGSQPLTVTSNLSSPLVQAQNVIIHRTPTPIQPKPAGVLQQKLYQITPKPFSSNNTTLTIQNEAALQQQKAQQNLTFMASKPGQNVVLSGFPQGLPANVFKQPPPQQQALSKPMSVHLLNQGSSIVIPAQHVPQAVLQGQNQFLLPGQLAGASAMQIPQQLSALQANMGGQILTTSHPGGQAHIITSQGPGGQLITNQALPAQILTNQNIASQLNLGQVLTSQNAHGTAHILSAPIQLQPGQVGQPALFQMPVSLAGSLTTQSQPSVAASLGQTGQTVIQGVTLPNQVAMLNTTENLGQAVSIQASATTSSQSPGLVQPQPASGASLLPSTDQSSILTVQTASQPPASLQLNVPPPPPPPAQQPVTSQPSPSLVSSPEKIILGQAAAGAVINQDSVQMFLQQLPAGQQKLPGASPSPSLPHPPLGESPQLPATHLSQMQSPHPSRPPSQPQPLSRPPSQPHSRPPSQPQTLSRPPSEPLSRSCTPQAPMPSLYVIQNQLALSPLGGGQHPLHPPSQPQPPFQPPPVQAEAAPPPVQLQVQLPVLAEVQHAHSPHFQLQFPSQGQIKPPTPTHALHLTAEQQRSFPMVPSQFQTLPAIPNPAPQQKQILDRFQQVPQGIILQTKQQPPTSQASPALSQFSSPSSSVLVSGQGQVVTTTPAPAHSHAPATLPPSTAGITAPVPAESKTFSSVSTPISAGKGAVAQGKSGTPLAIQQPVQTKPGVISSVSGLNLGKGPLQIQVVGKGLPQLVPSVPMQGQQLQYDSKLGLKKAPTLQPSKEACFLEQLHKHQGAVLHPDYKTSFRSFNDALQRLLPYHVYQGMLPSAQDYRKVDEEFEVVSTQLLKRTQAMLNKYRLLLLEESRRVSPSAEMVMIDRMFIQEEKTMLALNKQLAKEKPDEYVSSSSRSQSLSSSAALASVSSSTPAPESLKVPPVQMTPPIHPTKLVIKHSGGSPSVTWAKASPSLDGDEDALPSRSKPPIKTYEARSRIGLKLKIKQEAGLSKVVHNTALDPVHQPPPVCRVIKGPDPHASGTVVTTATGQMNGTIDHITSAPAEKKPIVTYCRLPLRKTYRENVDAFVAEKPADTCPKGSAPKADKLPGTLVIKQEDGSRSVITSHKSQDSPSVAAVEKSRPEESSKLLFNRSDACSLVLQDSPAPQKTDDSTSGLMKELAEVEDEFYRGMIKPEPPDQGSGSELTWEVPLPPAKRRKSESFEVDNASFSSDSPQDDSLNEHLQSAIDSILNLQQPQTGGQNVRTPSSSYNSSSSPFSSPVHRTDAYLAPNHNGGLGARTLNR